The DNA window AAAACCGGATGCGTCATGCCCGATCGTGATCGACAGCGAGGCAATGCCGCTCTCATAATAGACGAGGCTGTCGAGCTTCGCCCGTTTGGCCTGCGCGTCCTCGACGCTGTCGCCGACCACGACAAAGGCACCCGGCAGGATCTTGATGTCGTCGCGCGACCGGCCGAGTCTTTCCGCACGGCCTTTGACGTCGGCGAAGAAACGCTGCCCCGAGGCGAGATCGGCATGGGCGGCGAAAATGACCTCCGCTGTTTCGGCCGCCAGCTGGCGTCCTGCCTCCGAGGCGCCGGCCTGGACGATGACCGGCCAGCCCTGCACCGGCCGCGCGATGTTGAGCGGGCCGCGCACCGAGAGATGCTCACCCTTGTGGTCGAGCACATGCAGCCTGGCCGGATCGAAATAGAGCCCGCTTTCGGCATCACGGATGAAGGCATCGTCGGCGAAGCTGTCCCACAGGCCGGTGACCACATCGTAGAATTCCCGCGCCCGCCGGTAGCGCTCGTCATGTTCGACATGCTCGTCGAGGCCGAAGTTGAGCGCCGCATCCGGATTGGACGTGGTGACGATGTTCCAGCCGGCGCGCCCGCCGCTGATATGGTCCAGCGAGGCGAAGCGGCGGGCAATATGATAGGGCGCATCGAAGGTGGTCGATGCGGTTGCGACCAGACCGATATGGTCGGTGACGGCGGCCAGCGCCGACAAAAGCGTGAACGGCTCGAACGACGTGACCGTATGGCTGCGCCGCAGCGCCTCGATCGGCATGTTGAGAACGGCCAGATGGTCGGCCATGAAGAAGGCGTCGAACTTCGCCGCCTCCAGGGTCTGGGCGAAGCGCTTCAGATGCGCGAAGTTGAAATTGGCATCAGGATAAGCGCCCGGGTAGCGCCAGGCGCCGGTGTGCAGGCTGACGGGACGCATGAAGGCGCCGAGACGCAATTGTTTCCGTGTCATGAAAGTCGTTCCGACCGATCGATACCGTCGAGCACCAGCGCTCGAAGCCTGACTTAAGATCGGACGGTCCGCCCAACTCGGGAAGGTATTCTGTTCCGCCGCGCCGGGCTTTTGCAGAATTTCAGTTTTTCGCCCGAGCCCCCCCGGGCCCGCGGGAAAAAAATGGCCGGGCTCGAATGCGGCCCGGCCAAAAAGAAGGTCAAAACCTTCAGAGGGGAACACCGTCCAGCGGAATGGGAGGAAACCGCCGAACGATTTTACCTGTTTGAGCTTATTTCGAAGCCTTGGCGACGAATGACATTCCAAAAAATACACAAAACGGCAAAAATTCGTGCGCCATTTTGTCGAATCCTTACGAGCCCGCGGTTCCGGTCTCGAGAAGATCGGCATAGTGGCGGCGTGCCACGTCGGGATGGGAACGCAGCCGGCTTTTGAGCACATTGGTGCCGACATCGCGGAACAACGGGTTGTCGGGATCGCTTGCCGGCCCGCGCGCCTGCGCCGCCAGTTCCTCGGAAAGGCCGAGAAGCGGAATGGTCGCATCGAGCCGGGCGCTGAAGAAGAAAGGAACGGAGATCCGCTCGACGCCGGCAGGCGGCGTCACGACGCGGTGCACGGTGGCGCGGAGATATCCATTCGACGCCAGTTCGAGCAGCTCGCCGATGTTGACGACCAGCGTTCCAGGCAGCGGATCCACATTCACCCAGCTTCCGTCATATTCGACCTGCAGCCCCTTGTTGTCGTCCTGCAGCAGCAGGGTCAGGAAACCGCCATCCTTGTGCGCGCCGACGCCCTGGTCGCCTTCGGTCGCGTCACGGCCGGGATAACGCACGATCTTCATGCGATGGTTGGGCGAGTCGCGGTAGATCGCGTCGAAGGCATCCTCGGGTTGATCGAGCGACAGCGCGAAGGCCTTCAGCAGCCGGATCGCCACCGCTGTCGCCTTGGTCTGCCATGCCAGCAGCGCCGGCTTGAGTTCAGGCAGTGCAGACGGCCACTGGTTCGGCCCTTGCAGCCGTGTCCACGGTGCAATTCCAGGTCCCTGCGCGATGGGCTGGCGCTCGACGCCGATGTCGAGTTGCTCACGCCAATCGGCCGCGCCCTTGGTCAGTTCGCCGCCGGCGCGGGTGTAGCCGCGAAACTGCGAGGATTTCACCATTTCGATCGCCAGCTTGTCGGCCTCCGGCAGCGCGAAGAACCGGCGCGAGGCATCGAGCACGTCGTCGATCTCCGAGGCCGAAATTCCGTGGCCGCTGAGGTAGAAGAAGCCGACATCCCGGGCCGCCGTGCGCAGGTCCAGGAGAAAGGTACGATATTCGGACGCACCTTGTTCGAGACGACTCAGATCAAGCACCGGCACAATTCTGGGCATGGTCAGGTTCCTTCTTTTCTCTGCCTTGGATTTTGCATGACGCTCCCCCACAGAAGCGCGAAACTGGAAACGACCGCTCCCGTCCACAGCAGTTCGGGCGAATAGCGCCTGATGCCGAGGAAATGCCAGGTCTTGCACAGCGACATGGCGAGCGAGCAGCGATCGGATGTCTGCAGCAGGCACGGCAGGGTGCGCTCGATCGGAAAGCCGGTGTTCGACATGACTTGCGCATAGACGATCGCCCACCAGACGAGGGCGACTAGCGTCAGGGCAATCCCCGCCGCTTCCAGCCAGCGCAGCGAAGACGACTTCCTAGCCGATGCGTTTTCGGTCATGCCGAGAACCCGAGAATTTCGAGGATATGCTGGCGCTGGGCGACGATGCGAGGGTCGTCGCGCCGCCGAGGATAGGGCAGATCGACCGAAACCTCTGCCTTGATGCGCGCCGGGCGCTCGGTCAGCACGATGACGCGTTCGGACAACAGCAGCGCCTCTTCGACGTCGTGGGTGACCAGAATGACCGTGTATCCGGCCTGCCGCCAGAGCGCCAAAAGCTCCTCCTGCATGGTCAGCCGGGTGAGCGAGTCCAGCCGTCCCAGCGGCTCATCGAGCAACAGCAGGCGCGGGTCGTTGACCAGGGCACGCGCCAGTGCGGCACGTTGCGCCATGCCGCCGGAGAGCTGATGCGGAAAGGCGGAGGCGAAGGCTTCGAGCTTGACCAGGCGAAGCGCATCATCGATCCGCTTCTCGCTGCCGGCCAGAACGCCGCGCGCTTCCGGCCCGATGGCGACATTGTCGCGAACGGTCCGCCACGGAAACAGGGTCGGATCCTGAAACACCAGAACGCGCGAAGGATCCGGCCTGGCGACGATTGTGCCATCCGCCAGAACGCCGCCGCTGGTCGGCCTTTCCAGCCCTGCGGCCAGCCGCAGCAAGGTCGACTTGCCGCAGCCGGACGGGCCGAGCAGCGCCACGAACTCGCCCGGCGCCACGGCCAGGTCGATCTGGCGCAGCACCGGCAAGGGCTGCCCATCCAGATCGTATTGATGCGAGACGCCCTGGAAGTCGACAGCCAGACCGGCAGAGTTATCGGATGCTGCGTGAACGGCGGCAGAGGCTACCACTGCACGACCCCCTTCTGCCAACCGAGCAGCCGGTCGCGCACGACAAACAGCAGCTTGACGAGACCCGAACAGAGCAACGCCATGATGATCAGCATGGCATAGACGTTGGCATAGGCCGAATAGGCGGTCTGGAACTGCAGATACCAGCCGAGGCCGTATTTAGCGCCGAGCATTTCGGCGACCACCAGCACGGCAAAGGAATAATACAGCCCCATGAACAGGCCGACGAAGACATGCGGCAAGGCAGCCGGTATCGCCACGCGCAGAACCAGATAGCGGCTGCTGGCGCCGAGCGTGCGTGCCACGTCGTAGAAGGAACGGTTGACCGAGTTGACGCCCGACGCGGTCAGGATCGCGACCGGTATGCCGGATGCAACCGCGACAAGGAACAGGCTGGCCTGGAACGTCGTCGGGAACAGGAAGAAGGTTGCCGGGATCCAGGCGCTCGCCGGCACCGGCCCGATCAGTTTCAGCACCGGCATGCCCCAATAGGCGAAGGTTTTGGACCAGCCTAGCGCAACGCCGCCGATGAAGCCGACGATGATGCCGCTGAAGAACCCGATCGTCCACAGCCGCGCCGTGTAGGCGATGCAGATGAGGATGCGCTGCCAGTCGACGATATAGACATGCAAGAGGCCGTGCGGTGGCGAGAAGAAAGGTTTCGGCATCCAGCCGAGCTTGGCCGTGATCAGCTCCCAGAGCGCGAACCAGAGGCCGAGCGCGATCAGCCAGGGGCCGTAGTGGATCACCCCGCGGCCAAATCCACCAAGCTTTTCAACGCTGAACGCGAGACCGGCAAGGACCACCGCTCCAGCGACCAGCAGGGCGACGAAGACATCGCGGCTGCCCCACGGCACGACATCGGGAAAGGCAACCGTGACAATGGCAGCGAGCAGCCAAGCCGAGGCGGCATAGAGCCCGTGCTTCCACACGGGCCCGGCAAAAGCGGAAGAAACACCCTTTTCGCCTGCGTCCTTGTCGACCGCTGCGCTCATCACTGTGACCGTCAGGCCAGAATGTCGACCGTCACCCGCTGTGCGAGTTCCGCCGGGTCGGTGGTGGGATCGAGGACCTTGATCAAGGCGAGATCAGCGGCGGCGTGCTTCACCTGGTCCTGAAGATCCTTGCCGACCGGATGGTTGTGCAGCACCCATGAGGCAATCTCGTCGCGGATATCTTCAAAGGGGAAGCCCGGGTTGAGATTGTCGACGAACCACTTGGCCACCTCGTCTGGATGCGCCGCTGCATATTCGTGGATCTCGATGTCGGCTTCGGCCAGCCTCCGGATGGCATCCTTGTTGGCGTCCAGGAAGGCCGAATTGACGCCAAGCACACAGCAGACCGCGCCCTCGAACGAGCCGGTTTGCGTGTTGGCAACCTCGACAAGGTCGAACTTCTTCTTGTGGGAATAGGCCCACGGATCGAGATGCGCCAGCGCGTCGGCCTGGCCCTTGCCAACCGTTTCGCCGACCAGATCGAACGGCACGTTGAGCCAGTTCACATCATTTTCGGGATCGAGGCCGGCCTTGGCCAGCGCGACCTGGAAGGAGTGTTTGGGTGGGCTGGCGACATCGTAGGAGACGATGGTCTTGCCCTTCAGTCCTTCGAGCGTGGTGACGCCGGAGGCCTTGGACGCCAGCAGCCTTGTACAGCCGCCATGCGAGCCGACGAAGAGCTTGACGTCCAGCCCCTGCTCCAGCGGCTTGACCCAGTCATAGAGCAAGCCGGCGCCGGCATCCGTCTTGTTGGTGGCGATCGACTGGATCAGCGTCTGGCCGCTGGCACCTTGATAGTAGAGCTCGATGTCGAGATCATGCTTGGCATAGATGCCCTTCGACAGGGCGAAGGCGATCGGCGAATGGCAAGCCGCGAACTCGGTCCACGACAACCGCACCTTGGTCGCATTGCCGGCAATGGCGTAGCTGGTCGGCCTGGCGAGCAGGCCTACAGCCGCGGCGCCAACACCAAGCGCGCCGGCGGCGCGCAGAACACCGCGCCGCGAGATTTTCGATGTTGCCGTGATTTTCCTGCTGGAAGTCAATGTCCCCTCCTGTGATCGGATCGATGTGGAGCTAGTGATTTGTTCGCCAGAAAAATGCCTCAGGCGGCCTTCAATTCGCGATCGCCGGCGACCTGATCGAGCGCCTGTTCGAGATCGCGGATGATGTCGTCGGGATGCTCTATGCCGACGGAGAGCCTGACATAACCGGGCGTTACGCCAGTCGCGAGTTGCTCTTCCGGCGAAAGCTGCGAGTGGGTCGTGGTCGACGGATGGATAGCCAGCGAACGCGCGTCGCCGATGTTGGCGACGTGATAGAGCAGCTTCAGCCCATTGATGAAGGAACGCCCCGCCTCGCGACCATCCTTGAGTTCGAACCCGACCAGCGCGCCGTAACTGCCCTGGCGGAAATAGGCATCGGCCCGGCGCTTGCTCTCGCCGCCCTGGTAGCGCGGGAAGATGACGTTGCTGACCTTCGGATGACCGCGCAGAAACTCCGCCACCTTGATGGCGTTCTCATTGTGCTGGCGGATGCGCAAGGGCAGCGTCTCCAGGCCCTGCAGCAGTTGAAAAGCATTGAACGGGCTGATCGCGGCACCGACGTCGCGCAGCAGCACGGTGCGGATGCGCAGCACATAGGCCACAGGTCCAAGCGGTTTGGCCGCCTCGACCCAAACCTTGCCGTGATAGCTTGGATCGGGCTGGTTCAGCGTCGGGAAACGTTCGGCATGATCTTCCCATGGGAAGTTGCCGCCATCGATGACGATGCCGCCAATCGAGGTGCCGTGGCCGCCAATGTATTTCGTCGCCGAATAGACCACGACCGCCGCGCCATGGTCGAACGGCCTGATGATCAGCGGTGCGGCGGTGTTGTCGATGATCAACGGCACGCCGAGCGACCGGCCGATGTCGCCGACTTCCTTGATCGGGAAGACATGCAGCTTCGGATTGGGCAGCGATTCCGCGTAGTAGGCGCGTGTCCGCGCATCGGTGGCACGGCGGAAATTCTCAGGATCGGACGGATCGACGAACCGCACCTGCACGCCCAAATGCTTCAGGGTGGCGGCAAACAAGGCCCAGGTGCCGCCATAGAGATCGGTGGCGGAGACGATGTTGTCGCCGGCGCCGGCAAGGTTCAGCACCGAATAGGCCGAGGCCGCCTGGCCGGAGGACAGAAGAAGGGCGGCAGCGCCTCCTTCCAGCGCCGCGATGCGGGTCTCCAGCGCATCCTGCGTCGGGTTCGACACACGCGTGTAGATATGGCCGATCTCATCGAGCGCAAACAGGCGATCGGCATGATCGGTGTCCTGGAATTGATAGGACGTGGTCTGGTAGATGGGCACGGCAACGGCACCGCTGGTGGGATCGGCGCGCCAGGAGCCGCCGTGAAGGGCAAGGGTCTCGGGAGAAAGATTTTCCAGGGTCATGTGTCGTTCCTTCCTGATGGTTGCGGCGGTCAAGCGACGGGTACGGCGTCTGTGCGCGCCTGGGCGGCCAGCAGATCGGCGTGATGGCGCCGCGCGACGTCGGGATGCGAGCGCAGCCGGCTCTTCAGCGCGTTCTGCCCGGAGTTTCGATAGAGAGGATTCGTGGGATCGCGGGTGACCCCGTT is part of the Mesorhizobium loti genome and encodes:
- a CDS encoding LLM class flavin-dependent oxidoreductase is translated as MTRKQLRLGAFMRPVSLHTGAWRYPGAYPDANFNFAHLKRFAQTLEAAKFDAFFMADHLAVLNMPIEALRRSHTVTSFEPFTLLSALAAVTDHIGLVATASTTFDAPYHIARRFASLDHISGGRAGWNIVTTSNPDAALNFGLDEHVEHDERYRRAREFYDVVTGLWDSFADDAFIRDAESGLYFDPARLHVLDHKGEHLSVRGPLNIARPVQGWPVIVQAGASEAGRQLAAETAEVIFAAHADLASGQRFFADVKGRAERLGRSRDDIKILPGAFVVVGDSVEDAQAKRAKLDSLVYYESGIASLSITIGHDASGFDPDAPLPEIPETNASKSSRERVIELARQENLTVRQLAQRLGGYSGLAFVGTPETIADEMEEWLVGEGSDGFNIMFPHLPAGLDDFAEKVVPELQRRGIFRRQYEGSTLRENLGLKRPPNRFFE
- a CDS encoding isopenicillin N synthase family oxygenase, which codes for MPRIVPVLDLSRLEQGASEYRTFLLDLRTAARDVGFFYLSGHGISASEIDDVLDASRRFFALPEADKLAIEMVKSSQFRGYTRAGGELTKGAADWREQLDIGVERQPIAQGPGIAPWTRLQGPNQWPSALPELKPALLAWQTKATAVAIRLLKAFALSLDQPEDAFDAIYRDSPNHRMKIVRYPGRDATEGDQGVGAHKDGGFLTLLLQDDNKGLQVEYDGSWVNVDPLPGTLVVNIGELLELASNGYLRATVHRVVTPPAGVERISVPFFFSARLDATIPLLGLSEELAAQARGPASDPDNPLFRDVGTNVLKSRLRSHPDVARRHYADLLETGTAGS
- a CDS encoding ABC transporter ATP-binding protein, with the protein product MVASAAVHAASDNSAGLAVDFQGVSHQYDLDGQPLPVLRQIDLAVAPGEFVALLGPSGCGKSTLLRLAAGLERPTSGGVLADGTIVARPDPSRVLVFQDPTLFPWRTVRDNVAIGPEARGVLAGSEKRIDDALRLVKLEAFASAFPHQLSGGMAQRAALARALVNDPRLLLLDEPLGRLDSLTRLTMQEELLALWRQAGYTVILVTHDVEEALLLSERVIVLTERPARIKAEVSVDLPYPRRRDDPRIVAQRQHILEILGFSA
- a CDS encoding ABC transporter permease subunit; translated protein: MSAAVDKDAGEKGVSSAFAGPVWKHGLYAASAWLLAAIVTVAFPDVVPWGSRDVFVALLVAGAVVLAGLAFSVEKLGGFGRGVIHYGPWLIALGLWFALWELITAKLGWMPKPFFSPPHGLLHVYIVDWQRILICIAYTARLWTIGFFSGIIVGFIGGVALGWSKTFAYWGMPVLKLIGPVPASAWIPATFFLFPTTFQASLFLVAVASGIPVAILTASGVNSVNRSFYDVARTLGASSRYLVLRVAIPAALPHVFVGLFMGLYYSFAVLVVAEMLGAKYGLGWYLQFQTAYSAYANVYAMLIIMALLCSGLVKLLFVVRDRLLGWQKGVVQW
- a CDS encoding ABC transporter substrate-binding protein: MTATSKISRRGVLRAAGALGVGAAAVGLLARPTSYAIAGNATKVRLSWTEFAACHSPIAFALSKGIYAKHDLDIELYYQGASGQTLIQSIATNKTDAGAGLLYDWVKPLEQGLDVKLFVGSHGGCTRLLASKASGVTTLEGLKGKTIVSYDVASPPKHSFQVALAKAGLDPENDVNWLNVPFDLVGETVGKGQADALAHLDPWAYSHKKKFDLVEVANTQTGSFEGAVCCVLGVNSAFLDANKDAIRRLAEADIEIHEYAAAHPDEVAKWFVDNLNPGFPFEDIRDEIASWVLHNHPVGKDLQDQVKHAAADLALIKVLDPTTDPAELAQRVTVDILA
- a CDS encoding bifunctional O-acetylhomoserine aminocarboxypropyltransferase/cysteine synthase (catalyzes the formation of L-methionine and acetate from O-acetyl-L-homoserine and methanethiol), yielding MTLENLSPETLALHGGSWRADPTSGAVAVPIYQTTSYQFQDTDHADRLFALDEIGHIYTRVSNPTQDALETRIAALEGGAAALLLSSGQAASAYSVLNLAGAGDNIVSATDLYGGTWALFAATLKHLGVQVRFVDPSDPENFRRATDARTRAYYAESLPNPKLHVFPIKEVGDIGRSLGVPLIIDNTAAPLIIRPFDHGAAVVVYSATKYIGGHGTSIGGIVIDGGNFPWEDHAERFPTLNQPDPSYHGKVWVEAAKPLGPVAYVLRIRTVLLRDVGAAISPFNAFQLLQGLETLPLRIRQHNENAIKVAEFLRGHPKVSNVIFPRYQGGESKRRADAYFRQGSYGALVGFELKDGREAGRSFINGLKLLYHVANIGDARSLAIHPSTTTHSQLSPEEQLATGVTPGYVRLSVGIEHPDDIIRDLEQALDQVAGDRELKAA